One window of Solwaraspora sp. WMMA2056 genomic DNA carries:
- a CDS encoding response regulator transcription factor, protein MRVLVVEDDPEVRGAVVTALRTGGFAVDQAADWSQADLNMSVNDYDCLVLDRILPEGDSLNQLGHRRRAGLTVPALVLTALDSAGDRIAGFQAGVDDYVVKPFVTAELVLRVRALCRRRGVTSPPLLRIADLEVDAARREVRRAGILLTLTRKEFAVLEMLLVRCPAAVSRSDLFEHCWDELADPSSNVVDAVVAQLRRKLGEPQLIHTVRGFGYQIAASQP, encoded by the coding sequence ATGCGGGTGCTGGTGGTCGAGGACGACCCCGAGGTACGGGGCGCCGTCGTGACCGCGCTGCGTACCGGTGGCTTCGCGGTCGACCAGGCGGCCGACTGGAGCCAGGCCGACCTGAACATGAGCGTCAACGACTACGACTGCCTGGTGCTCGACCGGATCCTTCCGGAAGGCGACTCGCTGAACCAGCTCGGCCACCGCCGCCGCGCCGGCCTGACCGTACCGGCACTGGTGCTGACCGCCCTCGACAGCGCCGGGGACCGGATCGCCGGTTTCCAGGCCGGCGTCGACGACTACGTGGTGAAACCGTTCGTCACCGCCGAACTCGTGCTGCGGGTCCGGGCGCTGTGCCGGCGCCGGGGCGTCACCAGCCCGCCGCTGCTGCGCATCGCCGACCTGGAGGTCGACGCGGCCCGCCGGGAGGTCCGCCGGGCCGGCATCCTGCTGACCCTGACCCGCAAGGAGTTCGCCGTCCTGGAGATGCTCCTGGTCCGCTGCCCGGCCGCCGTCAGCCGCAGCGACCTGTTCGAACACTGCTGGGACGAGCTCGCCGACCCCAGCTCGAACGTGGTCGACGCGGTGGTCGCCCAACTGCGCCGCAAACTCGGCGAGCCGCAACTGATCCACACCGTACGCGGCTTCGGCTACCAGATCGCGGCGTCCCAGCCGTGA
- a CDS encoding HAMP domain-containing sensor histidine kinase, producing the protein MSGRQAGKPLQTAERLRGLRIRITVLVMAINVVGLAGMGAVALLVDERQRDEVVAAELRRTASTAAALLYYDSGALQLDKLFDNAVANGPTAVYVYEAGRAELSLVFAYPARLPVVPPAQLLAPARQVWSSGTEIVDPLADRAGTQTPLLAVPFEHAVTGTVAGAVVVLGDTGPAQAANQRLALALTAGGVAFTVLACAGGYLLARRGTEPIADALNQQERFVADAAHELRTPLTVIRAVSEDALAEPDRRPAALRQVVRSADRLADSVSVLLTRAQLVAGLRDLRREPFRLDQLAEEVLADTVQPPHVAVPDTVPVVAVGDPALVRIALRNLIQNAVQHGRIADRPAEVRLQVSAEPPTVRVRDRGAGLSEAVAATPEQRFRTGAADGTGLGLAIASWVAQLHGGQLRLGNAEGGGTEARLRLPGQGP; encoded by the coding sequence GTGAGCGGACGACAGGCGGGCAAACCGCTGCAGACCGCGGAGCGGCTGCGCGGCCTGCGGATCCGGATCACCGTCCTGGTCATGGCGATCAACGTGGTCGGGCTGGCCGGGATGGGTGCGGTCGCCCTGCTGGTCGACGAACGGCAACGCGACGAAGTGGTCGCCGCCGAACTACGGCGCACCGCCAGCACCGCCGCCGCCCTGCTCTACTACGACTCCGGTGCACTGCAACTCGACAAGCTGTTCGACAACGCGGTGGCCAACGGACCGACCGCCGTCTACGTCTACGAAGCCGGCCGGGCCGAGCTCAGCCTGGTCTTCGCGTACCCTGCGCGGCTGCCGGTGGTCCCGCCCGCGCAACTGCTCGCCCCCGCCCGGCAGGTCTGGTCGTCCGGCACCGAGATCGTCGACCCGCTCGCCGACCGCGCCGGTACGCAGACCCCGCTGCTCGCCGTACCGTTCGAACACGCGGTCACCGGCACCGTCGCCGGTGCCGTCGTCGTCCTCGGCGACACCGGCCCGGCGCAGGCGGCCAACCAGCGGCTCGCGCTCGCGTTGACCGCCGGCGGCGTCGCCTTCACCGTCCTCGCCTGCGCCGGCGGCTACCTGCTCGCCCGGCGCGGCACCGAGCCGATCGCCGACGCGCTCAACCAGCAGGAGCGGTTCGTCGCCGACGCCGCGCACGAGCTGCGTACCCCGCTCACGGTGATCCGGGCGGTCTCTGAGGACGCGCTGGCCGAACCGGACCGGCGGCCGGCGGCGCTGCGCCAGGTGGTGCGCTCCGCCGACCGGCTCGCCGACTCGGTCTCCGTCCTGCTCACCCGGGCGCAACTGGTCGCCGGCCTGCGGGACCTGCGCCGCGAACCGTTCCGGCTGGACCAGCTGGCGGAGGAGGTGCTCGCCGACACGGTGCAGCCGCCGCACGTCGCCGTACCGGACACCGTGCCGGTGGTCGCCGTCGGGGATCCGGCACTGGTGCGTATCGCGCTGCGCAACCTGATCCAGAACGCCGTCCAACATGGACGGATCGCCGACCGGCCGGCCGAGGTACGGCTGCAGGTCAGCGCCGAACCGCCGACCGTACGGGTCCGCGACCGGGGGGCGGGGCTCAGCGAAGCGGTGGCGGCCACCCCGGAACAGCGGTTCCGCACCGGTGCCGCCGACGGCACCGGGCTCGGCCTGGCGATCGCCAGCTGGGTGGCGCAACTGCACGGCGGCCAGCTGCGGCTGGGCAACGCCGAGGGCGGCGGCACCGAGGCCCGGCTGCGGCTGCCCGGTCAGGGCCCCTGA
- a CDS encoding branched-chain amino acid ABC transporter substrate-binding protein yields the protein MLTLRARTVSLALVTVLAGCSAAGDDEPSPVDACGSRIAVLGPLSGDSADFGGNVYDGARLAFDQYAAAHPDCPVDLVDFDSQGDPKQAPALAQRIVDDPRIVGVIGPGFSGEAEAALPILDQGGVTTITTSATRTELSARGWPTFHRLVGNDAAQGRAAGWYIDRVLGGTAVFVVDDDSAYGRGLADEVVDRLGAKVVQRATVSARATDFGAVVGQVRSADADVVFYGGYYAEAGRLLRQLRAGAVQATFVAGDGVKADGFLRAAGDAADDDVVITCPCLPPERAGEQFPQHYRDSFGREPGTNSAESYDAAQVFLAGIRAGHGDRAGMEAFVDAYDGPGVTTRIAWTSSGELVSPSVSVWAFRVRQGLFVAERAVPAS from the coding sequence GTGCTGACGTTACGGGCCCGCACGGTGTCGCTCGCCCTCGTCACCGTACTCGCGGGGTGCTCCGCGGCCGGTGACGACGAGCCGTCACCGGTCGATGCCTGCGGCAGTCGGATCGCGGTGCTGGGACCACTCAGCGGCGACTCGGCGGATTTCGGCGGCAACGTCTACGACGGTGCCCGCCTGGCGTTCGACCAGTACGCGGCGGCGCATCCGGACTGCCCGGTCGACCTGGTCGACTTCGACTCCCAGGGCGACCCGAAGCAGGCGCCGGCGCTGGCCCAGCGGATCGTGGACGATCCGCGCATCGTCGGCGTCATCGGACCGGGGTTCTCCGGCGAGGCGGAGGCCGCCCTGCCGATCCTCGACCAGGGCGGTGTCACCACGATCACCACCTCGGCCACCCGTACCGAGCTGAGCGCACGGGGCTGGCCGACCTTCCACCGGCTGGTCGGCAACGACGCGGCGCAGGGCCGCGCCGCCGGCTGGTACATCGACCGGGTGCTCGGCGGCACCGCCGTGTTCGTCGTCGACGACGACAGCGCGTACGGCCGGGGGCTCGCCGACGAGGTGGTGGACCGGCTCGGTGCCAAGGTGGTGCAGCGGGCGACGGTGTCCGCGCGGGCCACCGACTTCGGCGCGGTCGTCGGCCAGGTCCGCTCGGCCGACGCCGACGTCGTCTTCTACGGCGGCTACTACGCGGAGGCGGGTCGGCTGCTGCGGCAGCTGCGCGCCGGCGCGGTCCAGGCGACGTTCGTCGCCGGGGACGGGGTGAAGGCCGACGGGTTCCTGCGGGCCGCCGGCGACGCCGCCGACGACGACGTCGTGATCACCTGCCCGTGCCTGCCGCCGGAGCGGGCCGGGGAGCAGTTCCCCCAGCACTACCGGGACAGCTTCGGGCGGGAACCCGGCACCAACAGCGCCGAGTCGTACGACGCTGCCCAGGTGTTCCTGGCCGGGATCCGGGCCGGTCACGGCGACCGGGCCGGGATGGAGGCGTTCGTCGACGCGTACGACGGTCCCGGCGTGACCACCCGGATCGCCTGGACGTCCAGCGGCGAGCTGGTCAGCCCGTCCGTCTCGGTGTGGGCGTTCCGGGTCCGACAGGGCCTGTTCGTGGCGGAGCGGGCCGTTCCGGCGAGTTGA
- a CDS encoding peptidase: protein MTRHILDQVRTGLAASATVLLAAGAVTLLDPRPAAADGPTPLPVDATLTKAGTSFLTAAAVNIDQPVRVAAATGEYLYWSFPAVAGQTSTISATVTLADPADRSGPSTWSVDVFDGLRRRQPCTAGMQAPTGAATDRAVRAGCVLRQVRGWAEPWSADPLPGTYFVRIAVTDLPESDLGLPVQVELRISAEVSDDVTPEGGRLDAPLTPTARQGAVLTTVADDTTTDDTTTDGAAAAGTDTVDTDDGQWWWERLAGWFADRLPAFSSRWVWTTIGGVLAAVGGVVGFGLTRRPRRPAVS, encoded by the coding sequence ATGACCCGGCACATTCTCGACCAGGTCCGGACCGGCCTCGCCGCCAGCGCCACGGTGCTGCTCGCCGCCGGTGCCGTCACGCTGCTCGACCCGCGACCGGCCGCGGCCGACGGGCCGACGCCGCTGCCAGTCGACGCGACCCTCACCAAGGCCGGTACGTCGTTCCTCACCGCGGCGGCGGTCAACATCGACCAGCCGGTCCGGGTCGCCGCCGCCACCGGCGAGTACCTGTACTGGTCGTTCCCGGCGGTCGCCGGCCAGACCAGCACGATCTCCGCGACGGTCACCCTGGCCGACCCGGCCGACCGAAGCGGTCCGTCCACCTGGTCGGTCGACGTCTTCGACGGGCTCCGCCGCCGACAGCCCTGCACGGCCGGCATGCAGGCACCGACCGGTGCCGCCACCGACCGTGCGGTCCGGGCCGGCTGCGTGCTCCGGCAGGTACGCGGCTGGGCCGAGCCGTGGTCGGCCGACCCGCTGCCCGGCACGTACTTCGTCCGGATCGCCGTCACCGACCTGCCCGAGTCCGACCTCGGGCTGCCGGTGCAGGTCGAGTTGCGGATCAGCGCCGAGGTCTCCGACGACGTCACCCCGGAAGGTGGCCGGCTCGACGCCCCGCTCACCCCGACGGCCCGGCAGGGTGCGGTGCTGACCACGGTCGCGGACGACACCACGACCGACGACACCACGACCGACGGCGCCGCCGCTGCCGGGACGGACACCGTTGACACCGACGACGGGCAGTGGTGGTGGGAACGGCTGGCCGGCTGGTTCGCCGACCGGCTGCCCGCGTTCTCCAGCCGGTGGGTCTGGACCACCATCGGCGGGGTGCTCGCCGCCGTCGGTGGCGTCGTCGGCTTCGGCCTGACCCGGCGACCCCGGCGGCCGGCTGTCAGCTGA
- a CDS encoding VWA domain-containing protein, whose translation MINRRTAQAVLIGLLAAIILPGIPPARADETRPTENLRMELVLDVSGSMREADIDGQTRMAVAQRAFNEVVDAVPAGTHLGIRVLGATYPGDDQALGCRDTQQIVPVGPVDRDQAKAAIASLRPTGYTPIGLALREAAKDLGTGETARRIVLITDGEDTCAPPDPCDVARELAAQGTRLIVDTLGLIADDKVRQQLVCIAGATGGTYTAAQSADQLADRINQLVDRAQDTYTQTPELVTGSTDCAEAPLLTAGVYTDRERFSEHRWYRVPVRTDQELRASVSIALDRPVNRDYGVLLRAVHPNGRELVRGTDAGSGRTDVLSTGLRWSADPDTDRDPPDDGDIDADADRAGAPSDPPAVAATEAPPTEVCLVVSNSFAAPGGPGDAPGMPIELTVDVVDASPTPDSPGLGRGWLLLVVLGLAGLLTGLLAGWLTRWWGTVWKES comes from the coding sequence CGACGTACGGCCCAAGCAGTCCTGATCGGACTGCTAGCCGCCATCATCCTGCCAGGAATACCGCCCGCCCGGGCCGACGAGACCAGACCAACCGAGAACCTGCGGATGGAACTGGTCCTGGACGTCAGCGGCTCGATGCGGGAAGCCGACATCGACGGGCAGACCCGGATGGCCGTCGCCCAGCGCGCGTTCAACGAGGTCGTCGACGCGGTGCCGGCCGGCACCCACCTCGGCATCCGGGTCCTGGGTGCCACCTACCCCGGCGACGACCAGGCGCTCGGCTGTCGCGACACCCAGCAGATCGTGCCGGTCGGTCCGGTCGACCGCGACCAGGCCAAGGCGGCGATCGCCAGCCTGCGCCCGACCGGGTACACCCCGATCGGGCTCGCCCTGCGGGAGGCCGCCAAGGACCTCGGCACCGGCGAGACCGCCCGCCGGATCGTACTGATCACCGACGGCGAGGACACCTGCGCGCCACCGGACCCGTGCGACGTCGCCCGGGAGCTCGCCGCCCAGGGCACCCGGCTGATCGTCGACACGCTCGGCCTGATCGCCGACGACAAGGTCCGCCAGCAGCTGGTCTGCATCGCCGGTGCCACCGGCGGCACCTACACCGCCGCGCAGAGCGCCGACCAGCTCGCCGACCGGATCAACCAACTGGTCGACCGGGCCCAGGACACCTACACCCAGACCCCGGAACTGGTCACCGGCAGCACGGACTGTGCCGAGGCGCCACTGCTCACCGCCGGTGTCTACACCGACCGGGAACGCTTCTCGGAGCACCGTTGGTACCGCGTACCGGTCCGCACCGACCAGGAACTGCGCGCCTCGGTCAGCATCGCGCTGGACCGGCCGGTCAACCGCGACTACGGGGTGCTGCTGCGCGCGGTCCACCCGAACGGTCGGGAACTGGTCCGGGGCACCGACGCCGGCAGTGGCCGCACCGACGTGCTCTCCACCGGTCTGCGCTGGTCCGCCGACCCGGACACCGACCGCGATCCACCGGACGACGGCGACATAGACGCCGACGCCGACCGTGCCGGTGCGCCGTCGGACCCGCCGGCGGTCGCCGCCACCGAGGCCCCACCCACCGAGGTCTGCCTGGTGGTGAGCAACTCGTTCGCCGCCCCCGGCGGCCCCGGCGACGCCCCCGGCATGCCGATCGAACTCACCGTGGACGTGGTCGACGCCTCCCCGACCCCGGACAGCCCCGGCCTCGGACGTGGCTGGCTGCTGCTCGTCGTACTCGGGCTCGCCGGCCTGCTGACCGGGCTCCTCGCCGGCTGGCTGACCCGCTGGTGGGGCACCGTCTGGAAGGAGAGCTGA